One Baekduia alba genomic window, GGCACTGCTACCGGATGCTCGCCTCGGCCCACGACGCCGAGGACGCCGTGCAGGACGCCCTGCTGCGCGCCTGGCGCGCCCTGCCGCGGTTCGAAGGTCGCAGCTCGTTTCGCTCTTGGCTTTACCGCATCGCCACCAACACCGCACTCACCATGATCAACCACCGCGCCAAGCGTGTCCTGCGCCTCGACAACCATCCGCCTGGGGATCCCACCGTGCAGCCGGAGCCACCGATCGACGAGCCGGTATGGCTCGAGCCGATCCCGGAGGACTTCGTCGACGCCGAGCCCTCCCGCTCGCCCGAGGCGAGCGCCGAGCAGCGCGAGACCCTCGAGCTCGCCTTCGTGGCGGCGCTCCAGCACCTGCCGCCGCGCCAGCGCGCGGCGCTGATCCTGCGCGACGTCATGGGGTTCTCGGGCTCCGAGGTCGCCGAGATGCTCGAGACCGTCCCCTCGTCGGTCTACAGCCTCCTGCAGCGGGCGCATCAGGCGGTCGACGAACGCGTCCCGCCGGCCAGCCAGCAGCACACGCTGCGCGAGCTCGGTGACCAGCGCGTGCAGTCCCTGGCTTCCCGCTATGTCACAGCGTGGGAGACGGGTGACGTCGAGGCGTTCACCGCGC contains:
- a CDS encoding sigma-70 family RNA polymerase sigma factor, coding for MTKPSGPAVDTRLLEAARRGDHDAFRALVAPHLAPLHRHCYRMLASAHDAEDAVQDALLRAWRALPRFEGRSSFRSWLYRIATNTALTMINHRAKRVLRLDNHPPGDPTVQPEPPIDEPVWLEPIPEDFVDAEPSRSPEASAEQRETLELAFVAALQHLPPRQRAALILRDVMGFSGSEVAEMLETVPSSVYSLLQRAHQAVDERVPPASQQHTLRELGDQRVQSLASRYVTAWETGDVEAFTALLTEDVVLTMPPRPTWFQGREAVTAFAARGPLAAGNRWRMRPTRANGQVAFGSYLWDAQRGEHLPHCLQVLALHPAGAVAEVVTFLDTDLFERFDLPERLGTP